The Gimesia chilikensis nucleotide sequence ACCCACCGCACGCAGAATATCTCCGTAATGCAGTGTCTGTTCTGAACCGGGAACGAACTCGATATTCTGACGGGTAATACGGGCTATCGTCACACCAAAGCGTGACCGAAAATGCAGATCCTTGAGCGTGCGTCCCACTACTTCTTTGGACGTAATCACAATATTACGCCGCTGCCGCTCCACATCGAGTACGTATTGCGCGTCGGGACAGCGGGTTCCCAACGCTTCAATCACAGTCTCGATCTGCCCCGTCCGGCCGATGACCAGCAAGAGCTGTCCCAGTTCCAGTTGAAATTCTTTTGGAATCGGTCGCGGTTGCCCCTCCACGATCAAGCGTGAAACCTGGCAGTTGGATTTCGCCAGAATGGTTACGTCCCGCAATCGCTTCCCCACCAGATTTCTGTTCTGGACTTCGACCACTTCGCGAATGATATCGCCGCGGGCCGCAGCCGATTCGTTCAGGGCGCGTTCAATTCCACCAGAAAACCACCGGGGTAGAATCTGAATGAAGAAAATCACTCCGATCACACCAAAGGGGTAGGCAATCCCGAATCCGACCGCGACATCCGAACCGGCGGGCAGTTTCTCCGTCGCCGCAGCGAGAGCCGGCGTACTCGTCAGAGCCCCCGCAAACAGGCCGCTCGCCAGGTCGGGACTCAACTTGAAGAGACGTCCCATGAGCCAGACGGCCAGCAGAGCCGAACTCATCATGACTCCCGCCAGCAGCGCCAGCGCTTTGCCACGGTTCAGAAACATCTGCAGAAAACTGGGCCCCGCACCGATGCCCAGGCAGTAGATGAACAGGACAACCCCCGCCAGCCCCGCCTCGGGCGCAATCTGGTAACCCCAGTGTCCTGCCAGCAGACCGGCGAAGATCACACCCGAACTTCCCAGCGAAATTCCACGGACCGCAATTTTTCCCAGTATCAGACCGCAACCGATCACAGCAAATAAAACGACAA carries:
- a CDS encoding aspartate:alanine exchanger family transporter; this translates as MIGCGLILGKIAVRGISLGSSGVIFAGLLAGHWGYQIAPEAGLAGVVLFIYCLGIGAGPSFLQMFLNRGKALALLAGVMMSSALLAVWLMGRLFKLSPDLASGLFAGALTSTPALAAATEKLPAGSDVAVGFGIAYPFGVIGVIFFIQILPRWFSGGIERALNESAAARGDIIREVVEVQNRNLVGKRLRDVTILAKSNCQVSRLIVEGQPRPIPKEFQLELGQLLLVIGRTGQIETVIEALGTRCPDAQYVLDVERQRRNIVITSKEVVGRTLKDLHFRSRFGVTIARITRQNIEFVPGSEQTLHYGDILRAVGEPEDLERFATAVGHRARTADETDLIILAGGLILGMILGRLSLSLGGQSFSLGMAGGPLLVGLLLGHFGQFGGLSVRMPRAGRLLLGELGLTVFLAQAGCQAGGNFVEVVRANGLTMCLAAAVVVVVPLLSGFLAARYWLRLNLLETAGGLCGAMTSTPGLGAVTSAIDSSVPATSYATVYPVALVLVTLLAPILIALL